AATCGGATCGCGTCGGTCATCGCCAATGCTGCGCGTCATTCGGGGCAAAGCGCGATCGTCATCACGCAGGCCGAGATTGCGGGACTGGCGGGGGTGACCCGCGCCACCGCCGCGTCCGTCCTGCGCGACCTGGAACGGCAGGGCGCGATTCGCCGCTGCTATGGCAAGGTCGAGGTCGCGGATCTGGAGCGGCTCGAAGACGAAGGCGTCTAGGCCGCCGCGGCATCCTGCTGGACGGTGGCGCAGGCATCCGCTTCCTCGCCTTCCCCGCCCCCGAGCTGTGTGATGGCGAGAATGCCGCCCACCACCAGGACAACGAAGACGGTCGTGACCGTGCCCAGATACTTGTCGATCACCCGCTTGATCGGGGCACCGAAGGCCCGGAACAGAATGCCCACGGTCAGGAAGATCAACGCGCGGCCCGCGATGCTCGCCAGCAGGAACGGCACGATGGCCATGCCGAGGAAGCCTGCGGTGATGGTCAGCAGCTTGAACGGAACCGGGGTTGCCGCCGCAATGATGACGGCGGCCACACCGTATTCGTCGAAGGTGCACTGCGCCTGCGGAAGGCTGTCGCCGAGGCCGATGGCGTTCATCAGCGGAATGCCGACAAGGTCGAAGGCGAAGGCCCCGATGGCATAGCCGAAGACGCCGCCCAGAACCGACGCACCGGTCGCAATCAGACCGAAACGAATCGCCTTCTTCGGTTCCGCCAGGCACATCAGCCCCAGCAGCGGATGCGGCGGGATGGGGAAGAAGCTCGCCTCGATGAAGCAGAAGAAGGTCAGCCACCACACCGCATGGGGGTGCGCCGCCTTGTCCATCGTCCAGTCGTATAATCCGCGCAGCATCGCCGTGTCCCGCCCCTGAAAATCGGTCCCATGAAAGGCCTTGCGGCGCTTAGGACAGCGGAGACGGGGGTGCAATCGCGTTGGAATGTATCGCGACGAACCTATTTGGTTCTTTTTTCTTGACATCGTAACGCTATTGACCTAGACAACTGGAACATCGCGATAGAACGAGTCGGCTGCGGAGCGCCTCCCGCTCCATCCGGCTCGCAGGTTAAATCGCTTCCAGACATCCGGGAACACCATCATGACGAGCAATGCTCCGGCAGCTGTGCCGGGCACGCCTGTGGCCGTGCCTGCACGAGCCAGGCGGCGGGCCGCCCCGCGCTGGCAGAAACGTTTCCTCGAAATCCTGGCCGAAACGTCGAACGTGTCGGCAGCGGCGAAAAAGGCCGGAACCAGCGTCGGCCACGCCTACAAGACGCGTGCGAAGGACGCCGAATTTTCGCGCGCCTGGCTGGCCGCGCTGGCGCAGGGCTACGACCAGCTCGAGCTCGAACTGCTCCAGCGCCTGCGCGAAGGGGAATTGTCGGGCGGCACGACGAAGAAGGCACGGCGCAAGTTCGACAATGCCGTAGCCCTGCGCCTGCTGGCGGCCCACCGCGACAGCGTATCGCGCCAGCGGGCCATGGATGCCAATCGCGACGAGGACGCGATCCTCGTCGAAATCGACCGTAAGCTCGACCAGATGCGTCGCCGCGAATTGCAGGCCCGCGCGCTCCTGCGCAGCCGCCCATCGGCGTCCGGCGCAGCGACGGCGGCGAAATCCTGACGCATATGGATATGGAGAAGAGCCGCCGCGCGCGGCTTCGTCACCTGTTGCGGCAGGCCCCGGAAGAGCGCTTCGCTGCTCTTGCTTCCCTGAGCGAGGCCGAGCGCGACGAACTGCGCCGCCACTGGCGGCTATGGGCACGGCCCGGCCAGACCGCGCCGGAAGGCGACTGGCGGACCTGGCTGATCTGCGCCGGGCGCGGTTTCGGCAAGACGCGCTGCGGTGCGGAATGGGTGCGGCTGGTGGCCAAGCGGGACCCCGACGCCCGTATCGCCCTCGTCGGATC
This is a stretch of genomic DNA from Erythrobacteraceae bacterium WH01K. It encodes these proteins:
- a CDS encoding DedA family protein, coding for MLRGLYDWTMDKAAHPHAVWWLTFFCFIEASFFPIPPHPLLGLMCLAEPKKAIRFGLIATGASVLGGVFGYAIGAFAFDLVGIPLMNAIGLGDSLPQAQCTFDEYGVAAVIIAAATPVPFKLLTITAGFLGMAIVPFLLASIAGRALIFLTVGILFRAFGAPIKRVIDKYLGTVTTVFVVLVVGGILAITQLGGGEGEEADACATVQQDAAAA